Proteins encoded together in one Candidatus Kaiserbacteria bacterium window:
- the rnr gene encoding ribonuclease R: protein MQHKEKTNKASHKSEVPLSGIITVTKGGFGFFMHADLEDDVYIHNSNLNTALNGDTVEITLLPPSPRDKRSSGKVLKVVERAQYQFVGQVLKEGSVWKIKPDNQRVYSPFVLEDIPADVHAGHKVLIEMTSWERADELPKARIIEIIGESGDHETEMKAILLERGFVSGFPSEVEAEAQTLLSERGVTEDEMKWRKDFRDVPTFTIDPHDAKDFDDALSIRELPNGNYEIGIHIADVTHFVRPGTKLDNEARKRGTSVYLVDRTIPMLPEVISNDLCSLNPNQDKRAFAAIFELDKNARVVNQAFAKTLINSDKRFTYRTAQDVLDNTTGTPLAPYDKDLKTLWDLSSILRKQRVADGAIEFESDEIQFELDENGKPLKAYIKEKLNTMKLIEEFMLLANRRVAKHIAEHCKGKNPSASMFVYRIHDLPKSDKLAELAVFLRALGHEHLSKKDPGQIEARDLAELMRDIKGTPEEAVVQMATLRSMAKAVYSDKNIGHFSLGFKHYTHFTSPIRRYPDMIVHRILMAHLDDSPIPADEIAAYRQLAIASSQREVEAVSAERESVKFKQVEYMSSRVGDIFEGKVTGVTKGGMFIAENTTHAEGMVRVNAIPHDWFELDEKQYALVGRKSGKRYRIGDDVQVRLKNVSLDARELDWEVVA from the coding sequence ATGCAACATAAAGAAAAAACAAACAAGGCTTCCCACAAAAGCGAGGTGCCATTAAGCGGGATTATAACTGTCACTAAAGGTGGCTTCGGTTTTTTTATGCATGCAGATTTAGAAGACGATGTATACATACACAACAGCAACCTCAACACAGCACTAAACGGAGACACTGTAGAGATTACCCTTTTACCACCAAGTCCACGCGATAAGCGTAGTAGCGGAAAGGTGCTCAAAGTAGTAGAGCGAGCGCAGTATCAGTTTGTTGGCCAAGTCCTCAAAGAAGGAAGCGTTTGGAAAATAAAGCCAGACAACCAACGGGTGTACTCCCCCTTTGTACTAGAAGATATACCAGCTGATGTTCACGCCGGACACAAAGTACTTATTGAAATGACATCGTGGGAACGTGCAGACGAATTACCAAAGGCTCGTATTATAGAAATTATTGGTGAATCAGGTGATCACGAAACTGAAATGAAAGCGATTTTGCTTGAACGTGGTTTTGTAAGTGGATTCCCTAGCGAAGTCGAAGCTGAAGCTCAAACTCTCTTAAGTGAGCGTGGAGTTACCGAAGATGAAATGAAATGGCGCAAAGACTTCCGTGACGTACCTACTTTTACCATCGACCCACATGATGCGAAAGACTTTGATGACGCACTTTCAATACGCGAACTACCAAACGGTAACTACGAGATAGGTATACACATTGCTGATGTCACACACTTTGTTCGACCAGGCACAAAACTCGATAATGAAGCTCGAAAACGAGGTACTTCGGTATATCTTGTAGACAGAACGATTCCTATGCTTCCTGAAGTTATTTCAAATGATCTGTGTAGTTTAAACCCAAATCAAGACAAGCGGGCATTTGCTGCAATTTTTGAACTTGATAAAAACGCTCGTGTCGTAAACCAAGCTTTTGCAAAGACACTGATAAACTCAGATAAACGATTCACCTATAGAACAGCACAAGATGTACTCGACAACACAACAGGTACCCCTCTTGCTCCATACGATAAAGACCTAAAAACCCTTTGGGATCTCTCGAGTATTCTTCGTAAGCAACGAGTTGCTGACGGAGCAATTGAATTTGAGAGTGATGAGATTCAATTTGAGCTTGATGAAAACGGGAAGCCACTGAAGGCCTATATAAAAGAAAAGCTCAATACTATGAAGCTTATCGAAGAATTCATGCTTCTGGCCAACCGCCGCGTTGCAAAGCACATCGCAGAGCACTGCAAAGGAAAGAATCCGTCCGCTTCTATGTTTGTGTACCGTATTCACGACTTGCCTAAGTCAGACAAACTTGCAGAACTCGCAGTATTCTTACGTGCGCTTGGACATGAACACTTAAGTAAGAAAGACCCTGGACAAATAGAAGCACGCGACCTTGCAGAACTTATGCGAGATATTAAGGGAACTCCTGAGGAAGCAGTGGTACAAATGGCAACGCTACGCTCAATGGCAAAAGCAGTATATAGTGACAAAAACATCGGACACTTCTCACTTGGGTTTAAGCACTACACACACTTCACTTCCCCTATTCGACGTTACCCAGATATGATTGTCCATCGAATACTTATGGCTCACCTTGATGACTCACCAATCCCAGCAGATGAGATTGCAGCATACAGACAGCTCGCCATTGCTTCGAGTCAACGCGAAGTCGAAGCAGTGAGCGCAGAACGCGAGTCTGTAAAATTCAAACAAGTAGAATACATGAGCAGCCGCGTTGGTGATATTTTTGAGGGTAAAGTGACTGGTGTTACCAAAGGAGGAATGTTTATTGCTGAAAATACTACCCATGCCGAGGGTATGGTTCGCGTAAATGCTATCCCACATGACTGGTTTGAACTTGATGAAAAGCAATATGCGCTCGTAGGACGAAAAAGCGGCAAACGATACCGTATTGGCGACGATGTTCAAGTTCGTCTTAAAAATGTAAGTCTCGATGCACGCGAACTAGACTGGGAAGTTGTTGCGTAA